A segment of the Serratia fonticola genome:
GGCCATCAGTACATTCTGTATCGGCCTGATCCCTTCCTATGCTGCTATCGGCATCTGGGCCCCTATCCTGCTGTTGCTGGCCAAGCTGGCGCAGGGATTCTCTGTCGGCGGTGAGTATTCGGGTGCAGCCATCTTTGTGGCCGAGTATTCTCCCGATCGCAAACGCGGCTTTATGGGCAGTTGGCTTGATTTTGGTTCCATTGCCGGATTCGTCCTCGGTGCCGGCGTTGTTGTGTTGATTTCCAGCATTGTGGGTGAAACCAATTTCCTTGACTGGGGTTGGCGTATTCCCTTCTTCCTGGCCGCGCCGTTAGGGATTATTGGCCTGTATCTGCGTCACGCCTTGGAAGAAACCCCGGCGTTCCAGCAGCATATGGAAAAAATGGAAAAAGGTGACCGCGACTCTATCGAAAATCCGCCGAAAACATCGTTCAGAGAGATTGCCGCCAAGTATTGGAAAAGCCTGCTGGTGTGCGTGGGTCTGGTAATCTCAACCAACGTGACTTACTACATGCTGCTGACCTATATGCCCAGCTATCTGTCACATAATCTGCACTACACCGAAGATCACGGCGTGCTGATTATTATTGCCATCATGCTCGGTATGCTGTTCGTGCAACCCTTAGTTGGCCTGACCAGCGATCGCATTGGCCGTAAGCCTTTTATCATCGGTGGTAGCATTGGTTTGCTGATACTGGCTATCCCCAGCTTTGTACTGATTAACAGCAACGTTATTGGCCTGATCTTTCTTGGCCTGCTGATATTGGCCGTGCTTCTCAACGCGTTTATCGGCGTCATGGCCTCGACACTGCCTGCAATGTTCCCAACGCACATCCGCTACAGTGCGCTAGCTATTGCGTTCAATATCTCCGTGCTGGTTGCCGGCGCTACGCCAACGCTGGCAGCCTGGCTGGTTGAGGCCACGGGTAACCTTTATATGCCAGCTTACTACCTGATGGTGGTTGCGGTTATTGGCCTGCTCACGGGCCTGTATATGAAAGAAACGGCTAACAAACCGCTGCGTGGTGCAACCCCGGCCGCTTCAGACCGTTCCGAAGCTAAAGAGTTGTTGCAGGAAACCTACGACAACATTGAGCAGAAAGTTGAGGACATCAGCGAACAAATTGCCGAGCTGGAAAAGAAAAAGCAGGCGCTGATCGATCAGCATCCTAAATTGGATTAATCATCATCCGGCCAGAGCACCGCTCTGGCCTTACCCTCAATATACGCCTTTCAAACATCTTCCCGCGAACAGACGATAATCGGCGAATGCCTATCCCCAATCAAATCAAGAGTTAATCATACCGCTGTAGTCAAGCGCTCTGACAATGAGGCTGGCCCGCAGAATCTTTGCGGGTCATATTCTAGTTGAAAATACGCTGAAGGTAAGGGTAACAACGGATAGTAACCCTCATCAGAAGTCAGGAACGGAACGGCACGGCATCCGTGGGTCAGCAAGGATGCCGAAAGCCCCTTTAACTGTGGTAAACGGCACGGAAACCGAAGCCTTCGCGCAAATTAGGATTACTTTTTCTTAGGGGTAGACGGCGTTGGCTTCGCTTTCTTTGGTTTAGCAACGGGTTTGGCGGCAACAACAGGCTCTTTTACCGCAGAGACAGGAGCCGATGCTTTCGCTTTCGCGCTTACCGCTGCAGCAGATTTGCCGTTTTTTTCTTTGACCGCAACCGCGGCCGGCTTGGCCGGAGCGGCAACTGGCGAAACAGCAACGACAGCAATGTTATCCTCAGTGACAACGTCAACCGGTTCAGCCGTCAGAGCCTTATACTTTTCCACCAGCGTTTGATAAGTATTTAATGCTTTGATTCCATTAAAGGAATTATCAATTTTCCCCGCCCGAATCAGCTCGATAACAACCTGCTGAGCGGCGAGCTCAGGATGTTTTGCGGGATTAATAATCTCAATTTCAAATTCCATCGTCATTGTCATCTCCTGTTGGGATAGTCCGATTTTTCAGCATACCCTCTGTCGCACGAAACAAAATTGGGCTGAATCCATTCAATAAGAAAAAACAGCTTGGAA
Coding sequences within it:
- the proP gene encoding glycine betaine/L-proline transporter ProP, translating into MKLRKKKHKPLHINDITIIDDSKLKKAITAAALGNAMEWFDFGVYGFVAYALGQVFFPGASPGVQMIAALATFSVPFLVRPLGGVFFGAMGDKFGRQKVLSVTIIIMAISTFCIGLIPSYAAIGIWAPILLLLAKLAQGFSVGGEYSGAAIFVAEYSPDRKRGFMGSWLDFGSIAGFVLGAGVVVLISSIVGETNFLDWGWRIPFFLAAPLGIIGLYLRHALEETPAFQQHMEKMEKGDRDSIENPPKTSFREIAAKYWKSLLVCVGLVISTNVTYYMLLTYMPSYLSHNLHYTEDHGVLIIIAIMLGMLFVQPLVGLTSDRIGRKPFIIGGSIGLLILAIPSFVLINSNVIGLIFLGLLILAVLLNAFIGVMASTLPAMFPTHIRYSALAIAFNISVLVAGATPTLAAWLVEATGNLYMPAYYLMVVAVIGLLTGLYMKETANKPLRGATPAASDRSEAKELLQETYDNIEQKVEDISEQIAELEKKKQALIDQHPKLD